A single window of Acidobacteriota bacterium DNA harbors:
- a CDS encoding potassium channel protein — protein MDFRLILRRLALPLSLLAVVYAAGVAGYMILQGWDFPDASYMTIITVATVGYGETRPLDPLGRWFTTALILGGMGTMLYAVSSVTAFFVEGELRTLLRRGKMDKAISRLSDHHIICGAGRVGSVILAELLRTGQKAVVVDRDMHLLEEEFQGNPGLLTVEGDATHDSVLERAGIQRARGLLAALSEDKDNLFVVLSARSMNPGLRIIARADEESTRDKLLKAGADAVVFPHTIGGLRMASEMLRPNVVTFLDQMLRWGDGSLRVEEAEVQERSSLVDQTLSEADLSTRTGALVVALRSRGGEFLFNPPRERRLAPGDVLVVLADQAQRRALLKLAGGD, from the coding sequence ATGGACTTCCGGTTGATCCTCCGCCGCCTCGCCCTGCCCCTGAGCCTTCTCGCCGTGGTATACGCCGCGGGCGTGGCGGGCTACATGATCCTCCAGGGGTGGGACTTCCCGGACGCCTCCTACATGACGATCATCACCGTGGCTACGGTGGGCTACGGGGAGACGCGCCCCCTCGACCCGCTGGGCCGGTGGTTCACCACGGCCCTCATCCTTGGCGGGATGGGGACCATGCTCTACGCCGTTTCCTCCGTGACCGCCTTTTTCGTGGAGGGGGAACTCCGCACGCTCCTGAGGAGGGGAAAGATGGACAAGGCCATCTCCCGGCTTTCGGACCACCACATCATCTGCGGCGCCGGGCGCGTGGGTTCGGTCATCCTCGCCGAGCTCCTGCGGACGGGCCAGAAGGCCGTGGTCGTGGACCGCGACATGCACCTGCTGGAGGAGGAGTTCCAGGGCAACCCGGGCCTCCTGACCGTGGAGGGCGACGCCACCCATGACTCGGTCCTGGAGCGCGCGGGCATTCAGCGCGCCAGGGGGCTCCTCGCGGCCCTGTCGGAGGACAAGGACAACCTCTTCGTGGTCCTCTCCGCGCGCTCCATGAACCCCGGCCTGAGGATCATCGCCCGGGCGGACGAGGAGAGCACGAGGGACAAGCTTCTCAAGGCCGGGGCCGACGCGGTGGTCTTTCCCCACACCATCGGCGGCCTGAGGATGGCCTCGGAGATGCTTCGGCCCAACGTCGTCACCTTCCTGGATCAGATGCTGCGGTGGGGCGACGGGTCCCTGAGGGTGGAAGAGGCGGAGGTCCAGGAACGGTCCTCCCTCGTCGACCAGACCCTTTCTGAAGCCGACCTGTCCACCCGGACCGGGGCCCTGGTGGTGGCCCTCCGGAGCCGGGGCGGGGAATTCCTCTTCAATCCGCCTCGGGAGAGGAGGCTTGCGCCGGGGGACGTGCTCGTCGTACTGGCCGACCAGGCCCAGCGACGGGCCCTGCTGAAGCTCGCCGGAGGCGATTGA
- a CDS encoding PAS domain S-box protein gives MWLALAQNAALLLALILLYDLLTLRPRRQKPTWDQVFTGMAVGLVTVAVMAASIELTPGLVFDTRSILLAVSGLFFGATPTIIAGLLAAAYRLDLGGGGTAMGLAVIVSSCAIGIAWRHLRKRDLSSISLWELYLLGVAVHGVMLLCTVFLPREELRRTLPAIGLPVLLIYPAATAALGALLSQRLERKRTLAALAESEARFREIVEHSTNLFYRHTPDQVLTYVSPQSRHFLGCEPEEARVRWTEFVTDHPLNRAGYEATLRAIETGRAQPPYPLELRTKDGRLIWVEVHEAPVVEEGRTVAVVGALTDITGRKRAEEALRASEENYREIFNSTNEAIFIDEAETGRMVDVNEPMLRMYGYDSKDEVLAGTIGDLSANVAPYTEAAAQEHIRKTLTEGPQTFEWLAKKKNGETFWVEVSLRSSQIGGRGRILAVVRDISERKGAEEALKRWENLLDRIFDTLPVGLWIADAEGRLVRSNPAGRRIWGGEPLVGREDYGIFKARRLPSGEEVKPEEWALARTVREGVTVLGEMLEIDAFDGKKRTILNSTAPVFDEAGRVEAAVIVNLDISDLRKAEAEKEALQAQLLQSQKIEAIGRLAGGVAHDFNNMLNIITIYAELALRKLGPDEPLRRDIEEIQKAARRSAALTRQLLGFARKQQAMPRVLDLNESLREMVTMLSRLMGEDVEFTFLPGQDLWPVRIDPVQVDQILANLAANARDAIDGVGRVSLETHNVCLDEAFRAQYPFAEPGEYVLLTFSDSGRGMDEETAGRIFEPFFSTKEHLGTGLGLATVYGIVKQNGGHILVDSAPGRGATFRIYLPRWKGAVDRAIEPEEQMGPVGVETVLVVEDETAILELTRRILSAHGYTVLAARSPGEALAVAENYAGTIHLLLTDVIMPGLNGRELAGRLGATRPGLRVVYMSGYTADAVAREGVIEDGVRFIEKPFSIERLLSEVRRALDA, from the coding sequence ATGTGGCTCGCACTCGCTCAGAACGCGGCGCTCCTCCTGGCGCTCATCCTCCTCTACGACCTCTTGACTCTGCGGCCCAGACGACAGAAACCCACGTGGGATCAGGTTTTTACGGGCATGGCGGTGGGGCTGGTCACGGTGGCCGTCATGGCGGCGAGCATCGAGCTCACGCCGGGTTTGGTCTTCGACACCCGCTCCATCCTGCTGGCGGTCTCGGGGCTCTTCTTCGGGGCCACCCCCACGATCATCGCCGGCCTCCTGGCCGCGGCCTACCGGCTTGACCTGGGCGGGGGCGGAACGGCCATGGGGCTGGCCGTCATCGTCAGTTCCTGCGCCATCGGCATCGCGTGGCGCCACCTCCGCAAGCGGGACCTCTCGTCGATCTCCTTGTGGGAGCTGTACCTTCTCGGCGTCGCGGTCCACGGCGTGATGCTCCTGTGCACGGTGTTCCTTCCCAGGGAGGAGTTGCGACGGACCCTCCCCGCCATCGGCCTTCCGGTGCTCCTGATTTACCCGGCCGCCACGGCCGCTCTGGGGGCCCTGCTCAGCCAGCGCCTGGAGCGAAAGCGCACGCTTGCGGCGCTCGCCGAGAGCGAAGCCCGCTTCCGGGAGATCGTGGAGCATAGCACCAACCTCTTCTACCGCCACACCCCGGATCAGGTCCTCACCTACGTGAGCCCGCAATCCCGCCACTTCCTGGGCTGCGAGCCGGAGGAGGCCAGGGTCCGCTGGACCGAGTTCGTCACGGACCACCCCCTGAACCGCGCCGGATACGAGGCCACCCTCCGGGCCATCGAAACGGGCCGGGCCCAGCCCCCCTACCCGTTGGAGCTTCGAACGAAGGACGGACGCCTCATCTGGGTGGAGGTCCACGAGGCGCCGGTGGTGGAGGAAGGCAGGACCGTGGCCGTCGTCGGGGCCCTGACGGACATCACGGGTCGAAAGCGGGCCGAGGAGGCCCTGCGCGCGAGCGAGGAGAACTACCGGGAGATCTTCAACTCCACCAACGAAGCCATCTTCATCGACGAGGCCGAAACGGGCCGCATGGTGGATGTGAACGAGCCCATGCTCCGCATGTACGGGTACGACTCCAAGGATGAGGTCCTGGCGGGCACCATCGGAGACCTCAGCGCGAACGTGGCGCCGTACACCGAGGCCGCCGCTCAGGAGCACATCCGAAAGACCCTTACGGAGGGCCCTCAGACCTTCGAATGGCTGGCCAAGAAGAAGAACGGGGAAACTTTCTGGGTGGAAGTCTCCCTTCGCAGCTCACAGATCGGAGGCCGGGGCCGGATCCTGGCCGTGGTGCGGGACATCAGCGAGCGGAAGGGCGCCGAGGAGGCCCTGAAGCGTTGGGAGAACCTCCTGGACCGGATCTTCGACACCCTTCCCGTGGGGCTCTGGATCGCGGACGCCGAGGGGCGCCTCGTGAGGAGCAATCCGGCGGGACGCCGCATATGGGGGGGCGAGCCGCTGGTGGGCCGGGAGGACTACGGAATCTTCAAGGCGCGAAGGCTGCCTTCGGGCGAGGAGGTCAAGCCCGAGGAGTGGGCCCTGGCGCGTACCGTTCGGGAGGGCGTGACGGTCCTGGGGGAGATGCTCGAGATCGACGCCTTCGACGGAAAGAAGCGGACCATCCTGAACTCCACCGCTCCGGTGTTCGACGAGGCGGGTCGCGTGGAGGCGGCGGTCATCGTCAACCTGGACATCAGCGACCTGAGAAAGGCGGAGGCAGAAAAGGAGGCCCTCCAGGCCCAGCTCCTCCAGTCCCAAAAGATCGAGGCCATCGGCCGGCTGGCGGGAGGCGTGGCCCACGATTTCAACAACATGCTCAACATCATCACCATCTACGCCGAGCTGGCCTTACGGAAGCTGGGCCCCGACGAGCCCCTCCGGCGGGACATCGAGGAGATCCAAAAGGCGGCGCGCCGCTCCGCCGCCCTCACCCGTCAGCTCCTGGGATTTGCCCGCAAGCAGCAAGCCATGCCCCGGGTCCTGGACCTCAACGAGTCCCTTCGCGAGATGGTCACCATGCTCTCCCGCCTCATGGGGGAGGACGTGGAGTTCACCTTCCTGCCCGGGCAGGACCTCTGGCCGGTCCGCATCGATCCCGTGCAGGTGGACCAGATCCTCGCGAACCTGGCCGCCAACGCGCGGGACGCCATCGATGGAGTGGGCAGGGTCTCCCTGGAGACGCACAACGTTTGTCTGGACGAGGCCTTCCGGGCCCAATACCCGTTCGCCGAGCCCGGGGAGTATGTCCTGCTCACCTTCAGCGACTCGGGTCGGGGGATGGACGAGGAGACCGCGGGACGCATCTTCGAGCCCTTCTTCTCCACCAAGGAGCACCTGGGGACCGGGCTTGGCCTCGCCACGGTCTACGGAATCGTCAAGCAGAACGGTGGGCACATCTTGGTGGACAGCGCCCCGGGACGGGGCGCCACGTTTCGGATCTACCTCCCCCGCTGGAAGGGAGCGGTGGACCGCGCCATCGAGCCCGAGGAGCAGATGGGGCCCGTCGGCGTGGAGACCGTCCTCGTCGTCGAGGACGAGACGGCCATTCTGGAGCTGACCCGGAGAATCCTCTCCGCCCATGGGTACACGGTTCTGGCCGCCCGGTCCCCCGGGGAGGCGCTGGCCGTGGCGGAGAACTACGCCGGAACGATTCACCTCCTCCTCACCGACGTGATCATGCCCGGCTTGAACGGGAGGGAACTGGCCGGGCGCCTCGGGGCCACCCGCCCGGGCCTGCGAGTCGTGTACATGTCCGGTTATACCGCGGACGCCGTGGCCCGGGAGGGGGTCATCGAGGACGGGGTCCGCTTCATCGAGAAGCCGTTCTCCATCGAGAGGCTCCTGTCCGAAGTCCGGCGCGCCTTGGACGCTTGA